In the Kwoniella mangroviensis CBS 8507 chromosome 3, whole genome shotgun sequence genome, one interval contains:
- a CDS encoding D-tyrosyl-tRNA(Tyr) deacylase translates to MKAVVQRVVNASVAVDGQTISSIGKGLLVLVGIDRYDEPSDATQIIRKVLTARLFDDDQGGMWKKSVKDIDGEVLCVSQFTLLANFKGSKPDFHESMSTIPGKGYYTSFMDEIKKAYHPSKIKDGQFGAMMQVSLTNDGPVTILLSSRSSTSSKSTPAPGTTISRSSTPSSTKAKGKSKRPPETPSELYSVVPAVHPPKNSANSSVDVASISSITGTIASVGLGPSGMVRESDVQVAGTGGSRVGDHGE, encoded by the exons ATGAAGGCTGTGGTACAGCGAGTGGTCAATGCTTCGGTCGCAG TCGACGGTCAGACAATCTCATCGATCGGCAAAGGACTTTTAGTGTTGGTCGGGATTGACAGAT ATGACGAGCCCAGCGATGCTACGCAGATAATCAGAAAGGTGCTCACTGCTAGGctgttcgatgatgatcagggTGGaatgtggaagaagagtgtCAAGGATATAGATGGGGAGGTACTTTGTG TCTCGCAGTTTACACTGCTGGCCAATTTCAAAGGCTCAAAACCTGATTTCCATGAGTCGATG TCGACCATACCCGGTAAAGGATACTACACCTCATTTATGGACGAAATCAAGAAAGCCTATCATCCCTCTAAGATAAAAG ACGGTCAATTCGGAGCAATGATGCAGGTATCTTTGACCAATGAC GGCCCGgtcaccatcctcctctcttcgcgctcttctacctcttccaaatccaccCCCGCTCCCGGTACCACCATCAGCCGCTCCTCCACCCCAAGCTCGACCAAGGCTAAGGGGAAAAGCAAGAGACCTCCAGAGACTCCTTCGGAACTGTATAGCGTAGTACCTGCTGTGCATCCTCCCAAGAACAGTGCAAATAGCTCGGTGGACGTAGCCTCGATATCGTCGATAACTGGTACGATTGCCAGTGTAGGCCTGGGGCCCAGTGGAATGGTAAGGGAAAGTGATGTGCAGGTCGCCGGAACGGGTGGATCGAGAGTTGGAGAccatggtgagtga
- a CDS encoding 60S ribosomal protein uL16 produces MGRRPARCYRYCKNKPYPKSRYNRGVPDPKIRIYDLGRKKASVDDFPFCCHLVSDEYEQLSSEALEAARICANKYIVKTAGKEAFHMRVRVHPFHVIRINKMLSCAGADRLQQGMRGAWGKPYGSVARVNIGQVIMSIRCRDSNKAVIIEALRRARYKFPGRQKIIVSKKWGFTPLDRADYEALKAQKQVVNDGAYVQFLKPKGPLLQNLRTAQRA; encoded by the exons ATGGGTAGACGACCAGCCAGGTGTTACAGATACTGTAAGAACAAGCC TTACCCCAAATCTCGATACAATCGAGGTGTCCCCGACCCTAAGATCAGGATCTACGATTTGGGTAGAAAGAAGGCTTCCGTCGATGATTTCCCCTTCTGTTGCCATTTGGTATCCGACGAATACGAACAACTTTCAtcagaagctttggaagctgctcGAATCTGTGCCAACAAGTACATCGTCAAGACTGCCGGTAAAGAAGCTTTCCACATGAGAGTCAGagttcatcccttccatgTTATTAGAATTAACAAGATGTTGTCATGTGCTGGTGCGGATAG ATTGCAACAAGGTATGAGAGGTGCTTGGGGTAAACCATACGGTTCCGTCGCCCGAGTTAACAT CGGACAAGTCATCATGTCCATCCGATGCAGAGACTCCAACAAGGCCGTCATCATCGAAGCTCTCCGAAGAGCCCGATACAAGTTCCCTGGTAGACAAAAGATTATCGTCTCCAAGAAATGGGGTTTCACTCCTCTCGACAGAGCCGACTACGAAGCCCTCAAGGCTCAAAAGCAAGTCGTCAACGATGGTGCTTACGTCCAA TTCCTCAAACCCAAGGGTCCTCTTCTCCAAAACCTCCGAACTGCTCAACGAGCTTAA